CAAAATTTGCCGCGCGGCGGCCAGTTCTTTTTCGCTTGGCTGGCGGCACAGTGCAGCCTTATACAGCGTTTGAACGGTGTCCTCCGGGGATAAATTCGGATGATCGTTCCGCCACTGCTGGGCACCATTTTCCACCAATTGTGCCATGCCGGGGCCATTGGTGAGGTCCAGGGCTTGCAGCGTGCTGAAATCGTCGGGGCGTGTGGTCACAACCTGATCGCGATTGGGCCGGCCCAGCGAACGCATCAGCAAATCGCTGGCTAATAACGAGGCGCGCGCCGGCTGATCGCCACGGTTTTCGAATTTTAACGCCGGAGGCTTGTCGTCTTTGGATGCTGATTTCCTTTTTTCTTCGACTTCCCGGGGAGCGGGGGGCGATGTTCCCGTGATTCGCCACACGGCATCTATAAATTGCTCGGCCGTCAGACGTCGGGCCAACGGCCCGCGGAAAGAAGGCGCATCGGTTCCTGTACTTGCCGCCGTCTCCACACACCGGGCCTGATAAATTTGCGACGTGGTGATGAGCCGCAAAGTTTTCTTCAGGTCGTAACCGCTGTCGACCAACTGGCAGGCGAGATAATCGAGCAGATCGGCACTCCAGGGGGCGCCGTCCATGGCGTCGACGGGATGGATAATGCCCCGGCCCAGCAGGCGCTGCCAGAGACGATTGACCAGCGTGCGCGGCAGCCGACCGTTGCGCGAATCGGTAATCAGCGCGGCCAATTGCTCCAGCCGCTGTTTGCGCGGGACGTTGGCATCGATGGCGCCCAACTCCGGGAAGATGAACGCCGGGGAAGCGGTTTTGCCCGTCGGCACGTCGCAGCGATACATCTCCAACGGCTTATCGGCAATGACCGAGGCCAGACCCCAGGAATCGGTCAGCTTCCATTCATCGATGAAGCTGTCGTGGCAGGAGGCGCATTTCAAGTTCACGCCTAAAAATACTTGTCCCACGTTTTGCGAAAATTGCAACTCCGGCGACTGAGCGGCGCTGACATTGCCGCGCCACTCGATGCCCTTGATAAAACCTTGTGATTCCGGCAACGGGGCGATCAGTTCGCGCACGAACTCGTCGTACGGCTTGTTTTGCAAGAGCGATGCATACAGCCACTGCGTAATTTGTTTGCGGCCGCCGTCAATGTACCCGGTGCCGGTGTAATCGTTCCGCAATAAGTCGTTCCAGAACGTCAGCCAATGATCGGCATAGGCGACATTGTTGGTGAGCAGTTGATCGACCAGCCATTCGCGCTTGTTCGGCGATTGATCGGCCAGGAATTCGTCCAATTGCTGCGGCGTGGGCAGCAGGCCAATTAAATCGAGATACACGCGGCGGGCGAAGGTGGCATCGCCAACCACCGGCGGAAACGACAAGCTCTGTTTGGCAAAATAAGCGTCAACAAACCGATCGATGGGATGTACACGCCCGGCCACGACCGGCGGCAGTTCCGGCGGCTTTAAATCCAACAAATCGTCGGCCCAAACGGCCGGCAACGCCAGCAACAGCAAGGGGATAGTTCGCAGCAGAAGACGCATTGTGGGCAAAAAAAGAAGTCGGGCGATAGTAGTTGCACCACACTCAAGCTGTTATTATGACATTGCTCCTGGGCAATTTACAACCTGTGTGAATGAGCGGTAGTGCGTCAGTCTAATCCTGGGAATTTTTTGAGCCGCGTTCATTCATCATACCCATGCCGAAGTTCACTTTCTTACCGTCAAGGCTCCACAATTTAACGATGCCCTCGCTGGTCTTTCCTTCGTCAACCAGCAATTGAACTTTTCGCATGATATTGGCCGCTATCTCAATTGCTTGTGATGGCCTCATTAAAATGTTGATACTTTTGGGGGTCTTGTGAATGCGGTAGCAACGGACAGGCAATTGGCCCTGGTTTTTGTGAATGGCGCGGGCTTTCGGCGGTAATTTCATTTTGGCTTCTCCAGTTGACGATTGCGGGGGAATGAGCCATTATTATTACATGCCTAAACGCTCAAGCAAGCCCCAGAAAGACACCCAGCAGCTAGCGCGCTCCGTTCTGGACCAAATTGTGCCGGACGCGGAGAAGCCGCCAGAGAAGAACCCGGCGGCGGTGGCGCTTGGCAGACTTGGCGGGCTGAAGGGTGGTAAAGCACGGGCGGAAAAACTTTCTGCTGCCCGTCGCAAGGCAATTGCGACAAAGGCCGCTGCGAAGCGATGGGCATTTAAACAGTAGACCGCCTCTTTACGAATAGCGGATATTTTTGGTCAGAAAAATTAAGCTGCTCGCGTTTAACTAGCCCTTCTTCGATTCCCTTCATTATCACGTATGGTTGCAAAAGCGGGTTGTCGAAGTGATACCGCCAGCGATACTCCCCTCCCATTCGTGACAGAACTTTGATGTCGCAGAATCGTTTCAGGTGCGACATAAACCGATCAGTCGTAAATTCACGTTTTTCAATGAGTGACAGCGGTTCGACTACGTCGTTTGGTTGGAAATATCCAAACTCGTCGCAGTCGGCCAATGCGCACGCCAATAACACCTGTTTGTGAAGGGTGTTTTTCTTAGTGCTGTATGTCGCCTCATCATATTTATGCCTAATCGACTCGTCAGTCTGGCCAATCGCTGCTTTTAGCGCTGCACTTACATTGTGCTTTGATACTGCTAGTTTTTGCTCATCAAGGGCATTTCGACCGGCATTCAATGCAAGCAAATGTGTGTAATGGGGAAGTCCACGAGAAAGCCCAGCGATTTCTTCAAGGGCGTCTTCTTTGATTGTCATGCTGACTTCTGAAAGCCCTTTTTGGACAATAGTAATTAACTCCTTAAATGGCATTCTGGGCAGATGCACTTGCGCTAGGCACCGTTCGATTGACCGATGGTCGTCGATTAGCCCGGTGACGTTCTCGGCAACTCCGATAAGGATAATTGTGACGAGCACTTCTCTGTCAGAGAATAATTTGATCGTGTCCGCCATCATCCGCCGTACATCAGGATTGCTCACTTTATCAAACTCGTCCAGGATTACATAAACGATGCCGTTGCG
Above is a window of Pirellulales bacterium DNA encoding:
- a CDS encoding DUF1549 domain-containing protein — encoded protein: MRLLLRTIPLLLLALPAVWADDLLDLKPPELPPVVAGRVHPIDRFVDAYFAKQSLSFPPVVGDATFARRVYLDLIGLLPTPQQLDEFLADQSPNKREWLVDQLLTNNVAYADHWLTFWNDLLRNDYTGTGYIDGGRKQITQWLYASLLQNKPYDEFVRELIAPLPESQGFIKGIEWRGNVSAAQSPELQFSQNVGQVFLGVNLKCASCHDSFIDEWKLTDSWGLASVIADKPLEMYRCDVPTGKTASPAFIFPELGAIDANVPRKQRLEQLAALITDSRNGRLPRTLVNRLWQRLLGRGIIHPVDAMDGAPWSADLLDYLACQLVDSGYDLKKTLRLITTSQIYQARCVETAASTGTDAPSFRGPLARRLTAEQFIDAVWRITGTSPPAPREVEEKRKSASKDDKPPALKFENRGDQPARASLLASDLLMRSLGRPNRDQVVTTRPDDFSTLQALDLTNGPGMAQLVENGAQQWRNDHPNLSPEDTVQTLYKAALCRQPSEKELAAARQILGDSLTDDSLSDFMWCLFMLPEFQLNK
- a CDS encoding AAA family ATPase; amino-acid sequence: MVQQKSSQEPDYQTLALQLGKMFKPSSPIKKDDLFQGRTTQIREVVDAINQPGKHVVLYGEAGVGKTSLGQVLKTRLKAIEDTPIIAPLINCDSSDDFSSLWREMFVQINEEYADIVSTGDGESPNEPDDASDNEFSDLDVLDSDNPVTPRDVRKRLEPLSRNGIVYVILDEFDKVSNPDVRRMMADTIKLFSDREVLVTIILIGVAENVTGLIDDHRSIERCLAQVHLPRMPFKELITIVQKGLSEVSMTIKEDALEEIAGLSRGLPHYTHLLALNAGRNALDEQKLAVSKHNVSAALKAAIGQTDESIRHKYDEATYSTKKNTLHKQVLLACALADCDEFGYFQPNDVVEPLSLIEKREFTTDRFMSHLKRFCDIKVLSRMGGEYRWRYHFDNPLLQPYVIMKGIEEGLVKREQLNFSDQKYPLFVKRRSTV